Proteins encoded together in one Sylvia atricapilla isolate bSylAtr1 chromosome 2, bSylAtr1.pri, whole genome shotgun sequence window:
- the LOC136373870 gene encoding trypsin-like: MKCLLLLAFIGVAVAFPTFAEDDDDKIVGGYTCAANSVPYQVSLNSGYHFCGGSLISSQWVVSAAHCYKSRIQVQLGKHNLALSESTQQFINSAKVIRHSGYSAYTLDNDIMLIKLATPAQLTKAVQTIALPTSCVAAGTTCLISGWGNTLSSGSNYPDELHCLKAPVLSASDCSNAYPRQITNNMMCVGFLEGGKDSCQGDSGGPVVCNGQLQGIVSWGIGCAQRGYPGVYTKVCNYVSWIQSTIAAN; the protein is encoded by the exons ATGAAGTGCCTGCTGCTTCTCGCCTTTATTGGGGTGGCTG TTGCCTTCCCCACCTTTGCTGAAGATGATGATGACAAGATTGTGGGAGGCTACACCTGTGCCGCGAACTCTGTGCCCTATCAGGTGTCCCTGAATTCTGGATATCACTTCTGTGGAGGTTCCCTCATCAGCAGCCAGTGGGTCGTGTCGGCTGCTCACTGCTACAAATC tcgCATCCAAGTGCAGCTGGGGAAGCACAACCTGGCACTCTCCGAATCCACACAGCAGTTTATCAACTCTGCTAAAGTCATCCGCCACTCTGGCTACAGCGCCTACACCCTGGACAATGACATCATGCTCATCAAGCTGgccaccccagcccagctcaccaAAGCTGTCCAAACCATTGCTCTGCCTACCAGCTGCGTGGCCGCCGGCACCACCTGCCTGATCTCCGGCTGGGGCAACACtctcagcagtggca GTAACTACCCAGACGAGCTGCATTGCCTGAAGGCTCCTGTCCTCTCTGCCTCCGACTGCTCTAATGCCTACCCTAGGCAAATTACCAATAACATGATGTGTGTAGGATtcctggagggaggaaaagattCCTGCCAG GGAGATTCCGGCGGCCCCGTGGTCTGCAATGGACAGCTCCAGGGCATTGTTTCCTGGGGTATTGGATGTGCCCAGAGGGGCTACCCCGGAGTTTACACCAAGGTTTGCAACTACGTCTCCTGGATCCAGTCCACCATTGCTGCCAACTGA